The Sandaracinus amylolyticus genomic interval GGGCGCGTCGACGTGCAGCGTGGTGCGTCCGCCTCGCTCGGTGAGCGCGACGTCGCCGCGCGCCAGCTCGCTCGCGCCGCGACGGACCACGAGCGGCACGCGCTCCGCGGGGACGCCTCCGAACGAGCGCACCTCGACGGCGATCGCGAGCTGCCCGGGCGTGGTGGGATCGGGCGTCGCGAGCGCGGAGACGAGCGCGAGGTTCGGGGCGCCTTCGTCGGGCCCGATGCGCTCGTTCTCGATGGTCACGTCGCGCGCGGCGATCGGCTCGCCTTCGCTCGCGTGCTGCGCGTGATCGGAGAGCACGAGCACGCGCCGCAGCGGATGGCGCGCGCCCGCGAGCTGACGCGTGGCGAGCTCGACGGCGCCCGCGAGGTCGGTCCCGCGCGCGCCGCCGGCGCGCACGCCGTCGAGGCGCGAGCGGGCGAGGGCGAGATCGTCGGTCCGCGGCGCGAGCAGGCGCGGCGCGTCGCCCGCGAGGACGAGCACGACCTCGGACTCCGCCGGCAGCGCGCCGATCACCTCGCGCGCGCGATCGACCGCGGCATCGACGAGCGTGGCCCTGCCCGCCGTGCGCGACATCGACATCGAGTCGTCGATCACGATCGCGACGCTCGCCTGGCGCCCGTCGCCCCACGCGAGCGTCGCGCTGGCGAACGGCGCGGCGAGCGCGAGCGCCGCGAGCGCGACGAGCGCGATGCGCGACGCGAGCAGCAGATGATCGACGACCCGCACGCGGCGCCGGCTCGCGACGTCGGCCTTGCGCAGCAGCGCGATGGTCGGCAGCGCACGCACCGGCACGTCGCGCCGACGCAAGAGGTGCGCGACGATCGGCACGGCGACCGCGAGCAGCCCGAGCAGCGCCCAGGGCGCGGCGAAGCCCATCAGCGACGTCTCCCCGGCGCGGCGAGCACCTCGGCGAGCACGCGCTCGACGGGCTCGTCGGTGCGCACGAGGCGATAACGCGCGCCGGCGGCGGTGCAGCGCGCGCGGCACGTGTCGAGGAACGCCTGCAGCTCGCGGAGATACCCCTCGCGCAGCGCGGTCGGATCGACGTCGAGCGGGACCTCGCCCTCGAGCCCGTGGAAGCGCGTGGGGCCGTCGAACGGGAGCTCGAGCTCCTCGGGGTGCATGACCTGGAACACCCAGACCTCGTGCCCGCGGTGCACCAGCTGATCGATCGGCGTGAGCGCGTGGTCGCCGAAGTCGAGCAGATCGCTGGCGATGGCGACCACGCCGCGACGTCCCGCGCGCTCCGCCGCGGCGGTGAGCGCGGCTTGCAGATCGGTGCTCGCTTCCTTCTCGACCGGGGTCGCGAGCTCGCCGAGGACCAGCTCGAGGTGCGCGGGGCGCGAGCGCGCGGGCAGGCTCGCGATGACGTCGCGCGCGAAGCGCACCACGCCCGCGGCGTCGCCCTGACGCACCAGCACGAGCCCGAGCGCGGCGAGGAGCGTCGCGGCCTGCTCGGACTTGCTCGGGCCTTCGTCCGTCGCGCCCCGGAAGTCCATCGAGGCGGAGCTGTCGAGCACGAGCGTCGCGCGGAGCTGGGTCTCCTGCTCGAAGCGCTTGATCGTGTGGCGATCGCTGCGCGCGTAGGCGCGCCAGTCGAGGAGGCGGAGATCGTCGCCGGGGCGGTACTCGCGGTGCTCGACGAACACCACGCTCGCGCCGCGGTGCGGCGAGCGATGCACGCCCGAGAGCACGCCCTCGACCGCGCGGCGCGCCTTGAGCGAGAGGTTCGCGATCCGCGCGCGGATCGCGGGATCGAGCACCTGTCGCTCGCCGGACATCAGGCGCGCGTCGCCTCGAGCAGGCGCTGCACGAGATCCGCGGCGCGCACGCCCTCGGCCTCGGCGCGGAAGCTCGGGACGATGCGGTGGCGCAGCACGGGTGTCGCGAGCGCGCGCACGTCTTCGACCTCGGCGGCGAAGCGCCCGTCGAGCACCGCGCGCGCCTTCGCGCCGATCACCAGCGCCTGCGAGGCGCGCGGACCGGCGCCGAAGGCGACGTAGCTCTTCACGAAGTCGGGCGCGCCGCTCTCCTCGGGGCGCGAGAGCCGCACGAGCTTCACGGCGTGCTCGATGACGTGCGGCGCGACCGGCACGCGCGGAACGAGCGCCTGGAGGTCGAGGATCTCCGCCTGCGTGAGCACGGCGGTCGGCGGCTCGCCGATCGGCGCGGTGGTGCGGCGCACGATCTCCATCTCTTCGTCGGCGCTCGGATAGCCGACGTCGATCTGGAAGAGGAAGCGATCGAGCTGCGCCTCGGGCAGCGGGTACGTGCCCTCCTGCTCGATCGGGTTCTGCGTCGCGAACACGAGGTACGGCAGCTCGAGCGGGTAGGTCTTGCCGCCCGCGGTGACGCGCCCCTCGGCCATGGCCTGGAGCAGCGCGGCCTGGGTCTTCGGCGGCGTGCGGTTGATCTCGTCGGCGAGCAGGACGTTCGTGAACACCGGGCCCGGCACGAAGCGGAAGCGTCGCTCGCCGCTCGCGGGGTCTTCCTCGAGCACGTCGGTGCCGGTGATGTCGGTCGGCATCAGATCCGGCGTGAACTGGATGCGGCTCGAGCGCAGCGAGAGCACCTCGGCGAGCGTCGAGATGAGCAGCGTCTTCGCGAGCCCCGGCACGCCGACGAAGAGCCCGTGCCCGCGCGCGAAGAGCGAGATCAGCATCAGCTCGATGACGTCGTCCTGGCCGACGATGCGCTTCTTCACCTCGGCGACGAGGCGACGTCGCGCATCGGCGAGGCGCTCCACGCGCTCGACATCGGTCACCTCGGGGCGCTGCGCGGCTGCGCTCTCAGCGGGGCTGGTCCCGTCCACGTCGATCTCCACCACTGGCGTGTCTAGCTGGTTACCGCGACCCCTGCAGGTCGCGGCACATTCCGTTCTCGCGCGTCCGCTCGCTCTCGCTGGTCGCGACCTGCGCGAGATCGCAGTGCGGCTGGGGATCGAACGGGTTGAGGCGCAGAGCCTCGAGGCTCGCGGCGCGCGCTTGCTCGTGCTCGCCGCGCGCGAGGTGCGCCGAGCCGAGCACCGCCCAGAGCGGCTCGTGATCGGGCCAGCGCTCGGTGAGCGGCGTGAGCACGGCGATCGCGCGGTCGGGCGCGCCGCCCGCGAGCGAAGCGCGCGCGAGGCGGCTGCCGACGATCGGATCGCCCTCGGCGTTCTGCCACGCGCGGTCGTACTCGTGCGACGCGGCGAGCGGGCGCTGGCGCGACCACAGGAGATCGCCGATGCGCAGGTGACGGCGCGCGGTCTCGACGCGCACCTCCTGCGTGTCGTCGAGCTCAGCCTCGCCGTGGCGGAACACCGGTCGCGCGAGCGCGGGCGCCGGCCCTTGCGCTTCCGGGCGCTCGCGCAGCTCGGCGCGCCACGCGCGCTCGAGCTCGTCCCAGCTGGTGTCCGCGACCTCGGCGAACGCGGCGCGCGCGTCGGTCCCGTCGGCGACGAGCTGCACGACGCGTCGC includes:
- a CDS encoding DUF58 domain-containing protein; the protein is MSGERQVLDPAIRARIANLSLKARRAVEGVLSGVHRSPHRGASVVFVEHREYRPGDDLRLLDWRAYARSDRHTIKRFEQETQLRATLVLDSSASMDFRGATDEGPSKSEQAATLLAALGLVLVRQGDAAGVVRFARDVIASLPARSRPAHLELVLGELATPVEKEASTDLQAALTAAAERAGRRGVVAIASDLLDFGDHALTPIDQLVHRGHEVWVFQVMHPEELELPFDGPTRFHGLEGEVPLDVDPTALREGYLRELQAFLDTCRARCTAAGARYRLVRTDEPVERVLAEVLAAPGRRR
- a CDS encoding AAA family ATPase; translated protein: MDVDGTSPAESAAAQRPEVTDVERVERLADARRRLVAEVKKRIVGQDDVIELMLISLFARGHGLFVGVPGLAKTLLISTLAEVLSLRSSRIQFTPDLMPTDITGTDVLEEDPASGERRFRFVPGPVFTNVLLADEINRTPPKTQAALLQAMAEGRVTAGGKTYPLELPYLVFATQNPIEQEGTYPLPEAQLDRFLFQIDVGYPSADEEMEIVRRTTAPIGEPPTAVLTQAEILDLQALVPRVPVAPHVIEHAVKLVRLSRPEESGAPDFVKSYVAFGAGPRASQALVIGAKARAVLDGRFAAEVEDVRALATPVLRHRIVPSFRAEAEGVRAADLVQRLLEATRA